A single window of Aquarana catesbeiana isolate 2022-GZ linkage group LG10, ASM4218655v1, whole genome shotgun sequence DNA harbors:
- the LOC141110502 gene encoding protein BTG3-like isoform X2, translating into MHEEVKLGASYIVRLLNRHQKLDSKQVEKFTETLASILCDKFEGHWYPDSPQKGQAYRCIRIEKNLLLDDSVLEACVRSGLRCSQLALPKHMSIWIDPKEVSCRLGESCSPFIVKAFEPEKSKKDQSSDKSDLETSDYHSDGSDTTGSPSECSSEDEESVISKGKKTTPRIDTQKLGAQYYYSPAPASTVYYQYPRNALSFIPAYQPMTVYYLVPKYFHNMRTKGGYRKWKSKKSPPPAKS; encoded by the exons ATGCACGAGGAGGTTAAGCTTGGGGCGTCTTACATCGTAAGGCTGCTCAATCGTCACCAAAAATTGGACAGCAAGCAAGTGGAAAAGTTTACAGAGACTTTGGCCTCCATCCTGTGCGACAAATTCGAAGGACATTGGTACCCGGACAGCCCGCAGAAAGGACAGGCCTACAG GTGTATAAGGATCGAGAAAAACCTCTTGTTGGATGACTCTGTATTAGAGGCCTGTGTCAGGAGTGGCCTGCGCTGCTCACAGCTTGCTCTGCCCAAACACATGTCCATCTGGATTGACCCCAAAGAGGTCAGCTGTAG GCTTGGAGAGAGCTGTAGCCCCTTTATTGTAAAGGCTTTTGAGCCCGAAAAGTCCAAGAAGGATCAAAGCTCAGACAAATCTGACCTGGAGACCTCAGACTATCACTCTGATGGCTCAGACACCACCGGATCGCCATCAGAGTGCTCCAGCGAGGATGAAGAAAGTGTTATCAGCAAGGGCAAGAAGACCACCCCAAGGATAGACACCCAAAAACTT GGTGCCCAATATTACTACAGCCCAGCTCCAGCGTCCACAGTCTACTACCAATATCCCAGAAATGCTTTGAGCTTTATTCCAGCCTACCAGCCCATGACGGTCTATTACTTGGTCCCGAAGTACTTTCACAACATGAGGACTAAGGGCGGCTATCGTAAATGGAAGTCCAAGAAGTCCCCACCTCCTGCCAAAAGCTAA
- the LOC141110502 gene encoding protein BTG3-like isoform X1, whose protein sequence is MLSGRHKEHAGRGGHPGGSAKEIALEKMHEEVKLGASYIVRLLNRHQKLDSKQVEKFTETLASILCDKFEGHWYPDSPQKGQAYRCIRIEKNLLLDDSVLEACVRSGLRCSQLALPKHMSIWIDPKEVSCRLGESCSPFIVKAFEPEKSKKDQSSDKSDLETSDYHSDGSDTTGSPSECSSEDEESVISKGKKTTPRIDTQKLGAQYYYSPAPASTVYYQYPRNALSFIPAYQPMTVYYLVPKYFHNMRTKGGYRKWKSKKSPPPAKS, encoded by the exons GAGTGCGAAAGAGATAGCACTAGAGAAGATGCACGAGGAGGTTAAGCTTGGGGCGTCTTACATCGTAAGGCTGCTCAATCGTCACCAAAAATTGGACAGCAAGCAAGTGGAAAAGTTTACAGAGACTTTGGCCTCCATCCTGTGCGACAAATTCGAAGGACATTGGTACCCGGACAGCCCGCAGAAAGGACAGGCCTACAG GTGTATAAGGATCGAGAAAAACCTCTTGTTGGATGACTCTGTATTAGAGGCCTGTGTCAGGAGTGGCCTGCGCTGCTCACAGCTTGCTCTGCCCAAACACATGTCCATCTGGATTGACCCCAAAGAGGTCAGCTGTAG GCTTGGAGAGAGCTGTAGCCCCTTTATTGTAAAGGCTTTTGAGCCCGAAAAGTCCAAGAAGGATCAAAGCTCAGACAAATCTGACCTGGAGACCTCAGACTATCACTCTGATGGCTCAGACACCACCGGATCGCCATCAGAGTGCTCCAGCGAGGATGAAGAAAGTGTTATCAGCAAGGGCAAGAAGACCACCCCAAGGATAGACACCCAAAAACTT GGTGCCCAATATTACTACAGCCCAGCTCCAGCGTCCACAGTCTACTACCAATATCCCAGAAATGCTTTGAGCTTTATTCCAGCCTACCAGCCCATGACGGTCTATTACTTGGTCCCGAAGTACTTTCACAACATGAGGACTAAGGGCGGCTATCGTAAATGGAAGTCCAAGAAGTCCCCACCTCCTGCCAAAAGCTAA